DNA sequence from the Plasmodium cynomolgi strain B DNA, scaffold: 1116, whole genome shotgun sequence genome:
AATATCACATGTTTATtctaccaaaaaaaataatttcttaacatcatcttttaaaatataagaaaaaataataaatgtataacatatttacatCCTCATTTCATTTAGTTATTTTAAGGTTTAGGTTCAGAgattagggtttagggttcaggggtTAATGGTTTAGAATagtttgggaaaaaattatatattaacaatacagtaattgtaatataataattttcatttgcaggtgtattattaaaatttaatcaaaaaaattatatcttcaataagtaaaatttctaattttatgcaagataaataaaaggagACAAATTACTAATACAATGATAGATGAAATTGTAATAAGAACAATGATGCTATTTCCTTTTGTGTATGGTAATtatatgtctacatttttatgtattagtTCCATTTTCCATATGttcaatatatatgtatttctaaAATCTTCTAATGCGTCATAATAATCCCGGTGAGTGCCATCTTCACATTCTTTAATGTATGTTTAATAAGAATTTGAAGATTTCCGAGCACATTTACATTCATTATCTTCTTTTGGTTCACTTGATGCTTTATATGCATCATAATCCTTGCATTGTGTAATTAGTTCATCAAactttatatatgtttcatatttaaagtcctctttatgctcgttacatat
Encoded proteins:
- a CDS encoding CYIR protein (putative;~vir-type antigen) translates to MNIRLIKNAKITLFFNSILIETQKLYDEKCFYLVICNEHKEDFKYETYIKFDELITQCKDYDAYKASSEPKEDNECKCARKSSNSY